The Oryza sativa Japonica Group chromosome 11, ASM3414082v1 DNA window ctcctcatgctccgccagcaccgtctccacctcaggctccagcatcgactcctcaggatcctgcaccgactcctcctcgtgctcctacacctactcccccgcaagctcctgttccggcaccttcaaagtcaagggcccccccagctccaccgcttgcccacacaagggcaacaaagaaggcgaaagttgacgccgccaagaacaaggacccggggtacgattgcacgcaagaggagcttgacgcttacgttgcatcagaagtcaagagacaattcaagcctcgaagtccagaaaagaagattcctatagaccccagtgtcaggaacttcttcaggggtatgtctgcatctgtcaaggaggccatcaagctatcggactatgagcaaacgctgaagaaagcatcttctggaaagtccaaaccagtccctcagcttggagagcaaccaaaccaggagatcgagccgttggtgaccggtaaagaaatgacgatagaacaatttattactgacaccggtctaactacggatcaattgctaggagtcgcaccaatcgaaaaggcggaagtgaaatacatgtacgaactcggtaaaccgcttgtcaagcctgagctgctgcagtccctacccacacaaatgtacaagttccatcagctgtacatggagatgagcgccaccggtagagagatgatcggagcgaggatcagggacacggacttcttgcaaggagatgacattctctggatcaatttcaggggaatctacgaactataccagctggacgccctcgacgtctctattatgagttgctggattttgtaagtatatcgttcagttagatttcttactatacgtctcctttaattaattaggtccttgtatataagtagaccatagaaaataatatactcccttttatcgttgtagaatggagattcaaagggcccgacggcggagggttttcgatactggattcatcgaccctcggaaagtaaacgtcgcaatgctcgaccaatatccacaagaaacagaggacaatctcgtccatctcctgaaggcgcagcattacaagacgttcatactgttgccatacaacacagagttagtttaattttactgtcttcctacataccaaatttcattcccgtacgaacttgctaagtgtttcatatgtaatgcatcccacgcacattgcagattccactgggtgcttttactcatcgacctggaggcctgcaccgtcaacgtatatgactcaatggataaaaaagagtctacgtttgacaaggttttcgaacttatagacaggtaccgtcataagttcctttgttaattaagaaaatcttgttatgttaattgctactacgaatcatagctttaaactccatgtagagcttggtatcggttccgtcatttggtccgcggcaaatggagagaaagacttaggcggaagttcaaatttcctgtgagtacacatgctctacatttatatttctccgattcaaatacatacaagtgtatattaattagatctctcgttgtttgtcatttatttgtagtgcgcaaagcaaaagcagggaactaacttgtgcggctattacgtgtgcgagtattgccactgccttgcagaccaaatcatcaccacaagagagctcgatgtacgtacaaataaattcaaaatttcattacgtagcgatttcttgtttaattactaatcaatttcatacattcatatagtttattcgcatgagggataacctgaccacacacaaggaatttatcgcggcggttcaagaacaactcatgggattcatcaacgaagaaatccttgatcccaagggtgaattctactacgacggaaacacaattcaccggtccttagcttctgagctagcagcgagtactactacgtcgaaatcgtagctagctaggacatataatggattgtaattaatacatgactacatatgtttctatatgcatgtgtacacattttctataatgtaaatatattttgttcatatatatatctatatacatatgcatttgcataacatatatatgtataaatacatatatatatatgtatgcatatatatgtattgaaacatatatatgcatggtttatatatatatatatatatataaaccatgcagcaacagaggcatgcaaaaaaaaaaaggtcagctctatctttagtcccgggtgaaataaccgggagtaaagatagcgatctttagtcccggattggtactcccggtttggaaaccgggactaaaggggggttacgaaccgggactacaaagggtttctccaccagtggtatcTTCCATATTGCTAGATTTGACGCTTGCATATTCCTCCATGGGCGCATAATTCCTT harbors:
- the LOC136353959 gene encoding uncharacterized protein, with the protein product KVEVELVEGAYEDLELDYPGGDGETHLRDTCHAIILWRRRYIILPGRQAASRAPSPPAPPSPPQDPAPSPPHAPPAPSPPQAPASTPQDPAPTPPRAPTPTPPQAPVPAPSKSRAPPAPPLAHTRATKKAKVDAAKNKDPGYDCTQEELDAYVASEVKRQFKPRSPEKKIPIDPSVRNFFRGMSASVKEAIKLSDYEQTLKKASSGKSKPVPQLGEQPNQEIEPLVTGKEMTIEQFITDTGLTTDQLLGVAPIEKAEVKYMYELGKPLVKPELLQSLPTQMYKFHQLYMEMSATGREMIGARIRDTGAI